The Deinococcus sp. Leaf326 DNA window CGGTACTTTTGAGCTTTTCAGAGCTTACTGTTAAACTGTTATTTACAAGAAGTAATAAGAGTAGAGTTATGGGTATTGACTTATGAATATCAAGAGTGTATACTATTAACAACTAAGGGTACTAAAGCAATCATAAGCGGCAGAGATGCCGCCTCCTTTTTACCCTTATTGTCTGACATTCTTGGAGACTACAACTATGAACAAAGAAGAGAGAGTAACCCTGAGGATAACCTCAGAGTTGCGGAAAAAACTTGAGCACGAAGCTAGGTGTAGTGGAATCACCCTTAGTAAGATGATTCATCATCTATTAGAACAACAGCTTAATAGGAGATAATATGATTAATAATAAAACCCTTAGTACAAAAGAAAAGCAAGGATTCTTCTACTTCTTGAATGATTTTGTAGATGACAACCACATAGCAGGAATGGGAGTAAAGGCTTACGCTGTTTACTCTATTATCAAGAGACATGCGAACTACGCCGAGCATACTGCTTTTCCTTCTTATACTACTATCTCTGAGAGAACGGGACTTAATAGGACTCAGATTAAAGAAGCTCTAGACGTGTTGGAACAAGGGCACTACCTCACGATAGACAAGAAGAAGGTCAAGACGGGCGAGCAAAACCACTATACCGTTATTGACTTTTCAGATGTAAAGGCGCTCACCCCTAAGAAGGGTAAGAACAAGCTCACCAAGAGAGTTAATGGTAAGCAGGGGCAAGAAGCAGCGGCCCCCAAAGAAAAAACTCAGGTAGAAGAGGTCAAGATTGAAGAGCTTATAGCTACTCCTTCTTCATCTCTCTACGAAGCTTACAAAGCAGCCGTCATGAAGCACGTTCTTCATTCTGACGTGAAGCTATGGAGCGAGAAGACCTTTAACACCAAGGCTGAGAAGCATGATAAGGCAAAGCTACAGATAGCCTATGAACTTCTTCTCAAGGAGCAGAACAAGACTTCTGCAAAGGTATACCTTCTTAGCCCTGAACAGCTTATTAGCGCCTATTACCCAAAGGTTATGAACGTGATTACTACTAGAAAGGCTGATGTAGAGAAGGAAAAGGCAGAAGAGCTACATAAGAAGGTTCAAGAAATATCCTTCAAGGAAGCAGCATCAAGAGGATTTGTTACGGAGAGTGAGCTAAAAGACTTCATGGAATTAAACGGAAAACTCAATACTACTCAGAAGTCAGGTGGGTATAACATTAGGTGGGATGAGATTAAGCCAAAAATGGTAGAAGCTTATAGGGCCATTAAACAAGAGATTCAGGCGGCAAGTGGCTTCTGATGAACATAAAGACAATCAAGGAAGCACTCATGGAGAGGGAAGAACTGCCCCTCTCCGATATTGATAAGTACGAAGTGGAGACCACCTATACAGACTCTTACGGGGATGGGTACTACCAAGTCTATCTCAAGCTAAAACTCCGGAAAGGAGAACCTTTATCTTTTCAACAACCTAAGCTATAATGGTAGTACATCAAGGAGATAACATGAATAAAGAATCTGCCCCTATAGAAGCAAGACTATATGTAAGTAGGATACTTCGCCTACTAGAGCATATGGAGAGCAATAAAAACCCAGATGCAGGAAGTTACCAGACAAAAGAAACTTCCCGGA harbors:
- a CDS encoding helix-turn-helix domain-containing protein; this encodes MINNKTLSTKEKQGFFYFLNDFVDDNHIAGMGVKAYAVYSIIKRHANYAEHTAFPSYTTISERTGLNRTQIKEALDVLEQGHYLTIDKKKVKTGEQNHYTVIDFSDVKALTPKKGKNKLTKRVNGKQGQEAAAPKEKTQVEEVKIEELIATPSSSLYEAYKAAVMKHVLHSDVKLWSEKTFNTKAEKHDKAKLQIAYELLLKEQNKTSAKVYLLSPEQLISAYYPKVMNVITTRKADVEKEKAEELHKKVQEISFKEAASRGFVTESELKDFMELNGKLNTTQKSGGYNIRWDEIKPKMVEAYRAIKQEIQAASGF